Proteins encoded together in one Gemmatimonadaceae bacterium window:
- a CDS encoding TauD/TfdA family dioxygenase yields the protein MDYRTIQVTPCSPVIGAEIRGVDLTQPLSDDQWNEVLDAFHEYAVIFFRDQRPMTPEQHVAFGKRFGPLHFHPAAPHMEGHPEVFVIHAHKDSKIANGEFWHSDVSCDVEPPLGSILQIHLLPPSGGDTLFASMYAAYNDLSPRMQQYLEGLCAVHESEHIYRGRYSDRGVKDAGKVYPTAVHPIIRTHVDTGRKSLFVNRTFTTRIEGLPEDESKAVLQFLFNHAESPWYQTRFRWRENDVALWDNRCTQHMAIWDYWPNERKGNRVTVKGERPV from the coding sequence ATGGACTATCGAACCATTCAGGTCACGCCCTGCTCGCCGGTCATCGGCGCCGAGATTCGCGGCGTGGACCTTACGCAGCCGCTGTCCGACGATCAGTGGAACGAGGTCCTCGACGCGTTCCACGAATACGCGGTGATCTTCTTCCGCGACCAGCGGCCGATGACCCCGGAACAACACGTGGCGTTCGGCAAGCGCTTCGGCCCGCTGCATTTCCACCCTGCCGCGCCGCATATGGAGGGTCATCCCGAGGTCTTCGTGATCCACGCACACAAGGACTCGAAGATCGCCAACGGCGAGTTCTGGCATTCGGACGTGTCGTGCGACGTGGAGCCGCCGCTCGGCTCGATCCTTCAGATCCATCTGCTCCCGCCGTCTGGTGGCGACACGCTCTTCGCGAGCATGTACGCCGCCTACAACGACCTCTCTCCGCGCATGCAACAATACCTCGAGGGCTTATGCGCGGTGCACGAGTCCGAGCACATCTACCGGGGCCGCTACTCCGATCGGGGTGTGAAAGACGCGGGCAAAGTCTACCCAACCGCGGTCCACCCGATCATCCGGACGCACGTCGACACGGGGAGGAAGTCGCTGTTCGTGAATCGGACGTTCACGACGCGGATCGAAGGCTTGCCGGAGGACGAGAGCAAGGCAGTTCTCCAGTTCCTGTTCAACCACGCCGAAAGCCCCTGGTACCAGACCCGTTTTCGCTGGCGCGAGAACGACGTCGCGTTGTGGGACAATCGCTGCACGCAGCACATGGCGATCTGGGACTACTGGCCCAATGAGAGAAAAGGAAACCGGGTCACGGTGAAAGGAGAACGGCCGGTCTGA
- a CDS encoding GNAT family N-acetyltransferase produces MNFLFRPLTTSDVPMLHEWLSRPHVAAVWTPTPSMEEVREEYLGNADDPSFPRAYIAHLDSTPIGFIQSYVAAYSGDGWWPDERDPGVLGIDQFLADEARLNQGIGSAMVRAFVDRLFEDPTTTHVQTDPSPTNARAIRSYEKAGFRRVGEVDTPDGPALLMIRERPA; encoded by the coding sequence ATGAATTTCTTGTTCCGACCTCTCACGACGTCCGACGTTCCAATGCTGCACGAGTGGCTGAGCCGCCCGCACGTGGCGGCCGTGTGGACGCCGACGCCATCGATGGAGGAAGTGCGCGAAGAGTATTTGGGGAACGCGGACGACCCGTCGTTCCCGCGCGCCTACATCGCGCATCTCGACAGCACGCCGATTGGTTTCATACAGTCGTACGTCGCCGCGTACTCAGGCGACGGCTGGTGGCCGGACGAGCGCGATCCCGGCGTTCTCGGCATCGATCAGTTTCTCGCCGACGAGGCGCGGCTGAACCAGGGAATCGGCTCGGCGATGGTACGTGCGTTCGTCGACCGATTGTTCGAGGATCCGACGACCACGCACGTGCAGACCGATCCGAGCCCGACCAACGCGCGCGCGATTCGATCGTATGAGAAGGCTGGGTTTCGTCGCGTGGGTGAAGTCGACACGCCCGACGGACCGGCGCTGCTGATGATCCGCGAACGGCCGGCTTAA
- a CDS encoding trypsin-like peptidase domain-containing protein, protein MLQLLRNNRVPASAVSSEQAQTHDNSPELLDAYSTAVVGAVDRVAPAVAHLEISLNASPGRRTRGRRPPDSERTGAGSGFVLTPDGFILTNSHVVENASTIRATFADGESHTAELVGVDPDTDLAVVRVDVPSLVAASLGDSSRLRAGQVVIAIGNPLGFSSTVTSGVVSALGRTMRSQSGRLIDGVIQTDAALNPGNSGGPLVDSRGQVVGINTAIIAGAQGICFAVPVNTARFVIPQLIRHGRVQRGWIGVSGQTITLSRRRVQISHLDSAAGVLITAVMPNSPAESAGLRPRDIVVELAGTSVASVDDLQRLLAQERIGKTVPITIVRDGARRIFPIIPAENPAR, encoded by the coding sequence ATGCTGCAGCTACTCAGGAACAATCGGGTTCCGGCCTCCGCCGTTTCGTCGGAACAGGCACAAACGCACGACAACAGCCCGGAGCTTCTGGACGCCTACTCGACCGCCGTCGTGGGCGCGGTCGATCGGGTCGCGCCCGCGGTAGCGCATCTCGAGATCTCGTTGAACGCTTCTCCGGGTCGTCGCACGCGCGGACGCCGACCGCCGGATTCCGAACGCACTGGTGCCGGTTCGGGTTTCGTTTTGACGCCCGACGGGTTCATTCTCACGAACAGTCACGTCGTCGAGAACGCGTCGACGATTCGTGCAACCTTCGCCGACGGCGAAAGCCATACGGCGGAGTTGGTCGGCGTCGATCCGGACACCGATCTTGCGGTGGTTCGCGTCGATGTTCCGTCGCTGGTCGCCGCGTCGCTCGGCGACTCATCGCGCCTGCGTGCGGGGCAAGTCGTGATCGCGATCGGCAATCCGCTCGGCTTCTCATCCACCGTGACGTCCGGCGTCGTCAGCGCGCTCGGTCGCACGATGCGCTCGCAGTCGGGACGTCTGATCGACGGGGTGATTCAGACGGACGCGGCGCTCAATCCGGGGAACTCCGGCGGTCCGCTGGTCGATTCGCGCGGGCAAGTCGTGGGGATCAACACGGCGATCATCGCCGGAGCACAGGGGATCTGTTTCGCCGTTCCGGTGAACACGGCGCGCTTCGTCATTCCGCAATTGATTCGCCACGGACGTGTGCAGCGCGGATGGATCGGCGTGAGCGGCCAGACGATCACGCTCTCGCGGCGGCGGGTCCAAATCAGCCATCTGGACAGTGCCGCCGGGGTGTTGATCACGGCGGTGATGCCGAACAGTCCGGCCGAGTCGGCGGGGCTGCGCCCGCGCGACATCGTCGTCGAGCTGGCCGGCACGAGCGTCGCCAGCGTCGACGACCTGCAACGCCTCCTCGCGCAGGAGCGGATCGGGAAGACGGTTCCGATCACGATCGTTCGAGACGGAGCCCGGCGGATTTTCCCGATCATTCCGGCCGAGAATCCGGCGCGCTAG